The following is a genomic window from Phaseolus vulgaris cultivar G19833 chromosome 6, P. vulgaris v2.0, whole genome shotgun sequence.
AgtccattttaaaaaaatgtattgtcAACTTGATTCAGAAGGGAAGAACTTGTATCAGGATCTCAATTTCAATTCAAACATGGGTTGAATCCACACTCCATGTTTTGAGAAATATTTACCAtatgaaaaaaaggaaaaaacggAGTTCTTATCTACAAAAATACCTTAAGAAAGGTCAGATGTATAGAAACTTTCAAcaagataatattttttccaACTCTCTCAAAATGTAATCTATTCCAAACATATTTATCATTGTtctttaaaatcaatttataaggaaaaaaaatattccagATGAGAGAGTAAtagttaaaaaatgaaattgaggatttattaaaaaatataaaattaaaaataaataaagcaaTAGCAAAATCAGCAATCATGCATTAAGATGTGATTGTTTGAGCTTGACCCTCCTCCCATGGTGATAAAATGATTTGAATCTATCCCTTTTTGTGGAACCAGTTTTGGTGTGGCCTTAACTTCCAACTTGAGAAAGAGATTTTATTTGCTGTTCTGCACCAATCACTCAAACTCTTTTTTGTGTGGTAAAGAGTAACATAGAGTTGGTACACTTTTTCCTTTCAAATCTTACCTATCCCAAGAAAACCACATTATCAAACACCACAATTATTTATAAGAAGAGCtagcaacaacaacaacaaaagaaaaattaaataaagataaagaatcattttgttatcaaatctttgTCCAATAGTGAAACAATTCCTTGACAAAATCATCTACCACATTACTTTTTTAAAAGTCTAAAACTTCAATCCACACAAACCCTTTTTCCTTCTCTCTCATATCAAACTATCATTACCAAATTAAAAATTCCACACTTTcttcatatttaaataattaaatctatCTCACTTTTTTCACTTCATGTTTTTATTCTGTCTTTGTAGTTCTAGTTTTCCACTGCAATTGTATCCCTTGAATTAACTATGGAGTAATACAAAATTCTGTTTTTCCTAAATAAAGTTTTGGTTATAAAGAGAATCTTATGCatggattattttttaaataaaaaaaatcatattttaattattttatagaattttatgctataaataaattaaaacttaaatagttattgtgaaaataattataatttatttattctgaataatataaacaaaattaaaactataagttaataatttatattttcaagtGAAATTGGAAGCcatagatttttttattaatataatattatccaggattaatatttaaacatggataactttatatataatattgtattattattttcttgaaCAAAAGttctataatttatatttatgcatggtttaagattattttttttcgtaaatatatttaaaaaaatctaagtttccactctattttttttaaaataaaaattattattattatttttatctgttCATTTAAAGTTTCAagcaaactttttttttattttttaattatatacttTTATCTTCTAATTCTTACATATTTTACACGATTAACACAATTGATAAAAATCATTATGGGgaattcataattattttacataGCGATCTATATTTCTAATAAAGTAAATACTGTAATTAATGCACATCATTTTTCAAAAATCGCAAAATCATATAAGTTgtgctttttaaaaaaaaaaataatttggtgACTACAATATTGGTGAGAAATATTCACTTTTTTATAAATCGAAAAATTACTAGAGTTTTCCCTTTCTAGTAACTTAATTTCCAATCATAAAGTTTGAATCTAAGattctatttaaaaatatacaacTTAGTTCCTCattagttataatatttttatcaatattactttatcatttttattaaaaaaaatagacgaGTGGAATTTTTTGTTCTCAATTATAAGATATATAGACTAATTTTTAGATATACTATTAattgaatattaattttaatactttaaaaaaaagtatcttgagtaatattattaaatataaccACCTTTTATATCATTTAGCTTCATGAATAGTTTTTAGaataaagtttaattttgtaatattattaattaaaccaATCAAAATAACTATATTGgttgtttttaattaataatttgtttttaatataaagaaaaaaaatacaataataagtCTCACgcatgtttttttaataaacttgtGGTGATCATTAGAGAATATATTCCGTTTTACACTTTACTTTTATTACAGACTTCTATatgatatattattaatttttataagagTAGTTATCTTTAAAGTTATATTAGAAGTTgttgtaaaaaaattacattaacaaTGCATATTTGTTAAACTAAtgtaagataaataaaaatatgtttttatactGTTATTTAATCACAAAttattacatataataatatgACTTTATGATTAGTTCATTTTTAGAATAGTTGTTCTAAAATTCATATCAAGCATAAGTTTTTTATTGTTTGATAATgtcaatttttatttcatacatgtttttatgtttaatatgTATTAAAGATTCAAATTTAAGAGTATTAAACATATTTAGCCAAATCACCTgcttaaaatttgaatttgaaattacaaattaaattagaaaaagtTTCATTCATGTGAGTATTTAGAGTTCAAATTTTGTATGTAGTTATTGAGTCTAAGGAGGTGAAGTATGATTCCAAAAATTGTTCTTTGCatttcatatattaatatattaagagACATGTTAGCATCACACATTTGTATAACATGGGATGAGTTGAAGAGGCAGTAGCATACATATAATAGCAGCACACAccatgagagagagagaaagaagagaaaaaatgcAGAGAAAAGGGTAAAATGACAAGCCAAAGAACCAACACAACATTGAACACAGATTCATAATTCTTTTTGAGATTCATTCTCACAAGTCAATTtgatctctctctttctctgtgACATACATACCCTTCACAGGAAATGACTATTTTGCCCTCTCATCTGTGCCTCCATTTCCTTCTTCTTTGACTCAGCCCTTCTCTTTCTGCTTGTCCAAGACACAAACTTTCTTTCTCTACACCGTAATGGACGCCGGCGAAGCTCACTCCGACGATCCGAATCGACCTGGGTCGAGGCCCAATTCCACCGCCGAGCCTGCTCCGGCCGGCGGCGGCGGCGCGAGGTACAAGCTCATGTCCCCGGCGAAGCTCCCGATCTCACGCTCGCCGTGCGTCACGATTCCCCCGGGGCTCAGTCCGACGTCGTTTCTCGAGTCACCGGTGCTGCTCTCCAACATGAAGGTTAGTTAGTGGTGAATGCATTCGCCTTTTCAATTTCTAGGGTTTGTGATTTTCGGGGCTGGGTTCAAGGCTCGCGTTTGATCCGTTTAATTGCTCgaagaaaaagaataaagagagaAATGGGTGTGTGAATTCGTTGgcaaaatttgatttttgtttttcggtgtttttttattttttatttttgcttttttaTCAGTTGAACTTGGTCAAAGGAGTGTTTAAATGTTTTTACTTGACCCGAGTGAGTTGAAGTCCACACAGTGTGAGTGGCATATAAAAATATGGTTCTTTTCAGTGTGATTTTCATGTAAATGCCAAGAGCATCAAAATGGGGCATATGGGACAGTGTTATGCTTTGGAcggaataatttttaaatatgacGTGATTTAACATGTTGATGAATGGAAGATGCTGTTTGTTTCACGAAAAATTCGATGTGAGTGATAGAGTGAGTATATGTACTTTATTTAATCTGGTGGTTGAGGCTAATTTATTttgcttcttttttatttaatttagtctttTGTAATTAGGGTTGGCCCTTTTTTGTGTTTGATCTTTTTCACTTGATAGGTTTTGTTATTTGTGTTGGGACCCTGAGATTCTGATGCTTGCTCTTATTGAATTCTGTTATTTTGCTTTATGCTCAATACGGTGTTGTGTTGGGATATGACTTTCTCTTAGGATCGCTCAACATTCTCATTATTTTCTTTTGCGTCAGTGTTGTTTTTTCACATACTGAATCTTCCTTTGCTTGGgtgctttttctttttgttttcaacGGTGTTGCATTGCAGGTTTTACAGGAATTTTCTTTTTCCCTATTTATATGTGTGGAACAAAAGAATAAATGCTTTTTCAAGGGTTAGTGATCCATATTAGTTCTGTATGGCATGACATTGGAGTAATATGCGGAATGTCAGAGATTGTGGGTCATGATTTGTAATTTTGGGAAAGTACAAAATGCATCACATTTGTTAAATCTTGATGTAATTGTGGGGGTGGTCCTAATCTGTGCATAATTAATGTGGGAATGGCTTTTCTGAGCTGAATTTGTATAACTTTCATTAGTCCTGATGCACTGGGCTATGTGGTATATACTCTAAATGAACAACATGCTATATTATCCCAAAGAGAAAATTAGAGTTTTGCATTTGCTCAATTGCAATTGAATCTTTCTGCATAAGTAGCTGATAAATATACTATTGCGTGGTTACTCTGATGTTTGTTTTTGTACTTTCCTTCTGTTATTATTCATTGTCCGTTTACTACTGTGCATTCTGAAACTTCCTGTTATTTTGTCACTTTCTTTGTCCGTATGCTGCTctgagaaattaaaatttttaagtgTGTtcgattatatattttatgattcATTCTGTAATTGCTTACCTAGATTTTTCTAACACTTTCTCAAATACTTTGCAGGTGGAACCTTCACCGACCACAGGATCCCTTTTTATGCTTCATCAATCAGCTCATGCTTCTGTGACTTCTGCTGCATCTGCTTCATTTCCTGTAACCAGTGCATGCTTCAATACCAATACAGTTGATGACCGAAAACCCAGCTTCTTTGAGTTTAAACCGCACAGTAGATCAAATATGGTAATGAATTACTCTGAAATTGACGAATATAAGCTCTGAAATTGATGTTTTTCTCCTTAATTGTATCTGATCATAACCTGTGTACTAAGTTAACAAGATAGGATAGTTAGTTAAATATATTGCAATGTTAACTGGAACCGGATTTGGTTTCCAATTTCTTGTTTTGGTTTATGTTGTTTTGAAGATTACTGGTTTCGTGGTACTTACACAATGCTATTCATTTATTTAAGGTTCCTGCAGACCCTGACAATCATGCAAGTGAAAAATGTACTCAAATAGATGGTCAAGGAAAAGGTCAACCTTTTGATTCATCATTAGTGAAAAGTGAGATAGCAGTCCCTTCAAATGAATTAAGTCTATCATCACCTGTTCAAATTGTTAGCTCAGGAGCTAATGCCCGTGTTGAAGGTGATTTGGATGAACTGAACCCTAGGAGCAACATAGCAACTGGGCTTCAAACATCACAAGTTGACAATAGAGGTAGTGGACTTTCTGTTGCACCTGAGCGAGTATCCGATGATGGATACAACTGGAGAAAGTATGGTCAGAAACATGTTAAAGGGAGTGAATTTCCACGCAGTTATTACAAATGTACACATCCTAACTGTGAAGTTAAGAAACTATTTGAACGCTCTCATGATGGGCAAATCACTGAGATAATTTACAAGGGAACACATGATCATCCGAAACCCCAGCCAAACCGGCGTTACTCAACTGGAAGTATGATGACTATGCAAGAAGATAGATCTGATAAAGCATCTTTCCGAGATGGTAATACCTGTTAGATGCTTCTTATTGATGCCAATTTGTTCGTacttattttaaacaaataatgtGGCTTTCTTTTTCTCCTAATTGTTGAATTGCAGACAAAGGATCCAACATATGTGGCCAGGTGTCTCACCCAGCTGAGCCTGACAGTACTCCCGAGCTATCGCCTGTTGCAACAAATGATGGTGATCCAGAGGGTACAGGATTTTTGTCAAATCGGAATAATGATGAGGTTGATGATGATGATCCCTTTTCAAAGCGAAGGTTTGACAGCTTAGTCCCAAGACCCATGTTTCTTTCTTCTACTCATGTATGTTTGCTGATAGccagaagttttttttatttgtgcaGAAAAATGGAGCTTGCAAATGCTGACATTACGCCTGTAGTTAAGCCTATTAGGGAGCCACGGGTCGTTGTACAAACTCTGAGTGAGGTTGATATATTGGATGATGGTTACCGCTGGCGCAAGTATGGGCAGAAGGTGGTGAGAGGAAATCCTAACCCTAGGTATGTTAATGATTATTTCAGTCTTATGCCTATTGTAAGGAAGGAAAAGATAACCTCATCCTCATCCACAGGAGTgatgtattataatatattctaGAAAAGTAGAGTAGTTACTAACTATAATATGTTGTGAAATGTTGTATATTATAAATTCTGAATCTTAAGCTTTTACAGAATTTTATTCCAAAGCGGGTCTAAATATTTATTCAGCAGATTTTATTGTCCTCTTTACCAATCGTCAAATATCAAACAATGGCAAAGTTAAGGGAGGTGGTGTAGGATGTTGATGTCAGGGAGACTGATATTATGTACCAGTATGGTTCTACATTAAGGAAAGGTGGTGATGGTGTGTCAAATAGGAACTGTAATGATCAAACATATTATGTTAATGGAAGCTAGTTGATTGTAAGAGCATTATTGCTAGGAATGTGCAATGAAGTGTCAACAGAGAAGTTCACGGGACAGTAGACTGTTAGGTACTTAGATATCAAGAAAGTTTAGATATCTATGTGTTACTCCTATGCTCCGAGAGGAAAATATATCAATATAAAATTATCATGATGGTAGACTAATAGTGACTTAAGGAAAATTAGGGCAAAAGGAGGGCCAGTATGATATCCACTGATTTGCTTGATTTAAGAATTTCTGTGTTGTAAAGTTTGTTCTTTCACTGAATGCAAAGATGTTAGCCAAATATTGTAGTTCTTTTCTAGGTCAGATTTTAGAGCTGAAATATTAGCTCTAGTTGTGTCATTGTCTGAAAACCTGCTTTCCTAATAAGCATGTGCCCACTTGATATTTCGAGGATTCCCCTTTAGTATCTAGTTCCTTGACTGACCCAAAACAATATACCAGCATAATTTTCACTTAAACAACTATCTGTTTGATTTGAACTGAAAGATGCTTGAAATGCATTTTGTGTGCACAAAACTACCTGTAACATAATTCGGCCATATTTCCATTTTAATGTAATCGGTGCTTGGACGTGAACTTCAAAGCGTGGAATTTAAATGAAATGTGTACATGATGAAGTTGGCTGGTCTCTTTTAGTGAGATGAGATCCTTACATTTTGTGTTTGGCGACAATATGATGCTTAGTTACATATTTCTGGTTAACCTTGTTTTTACAAGGACTCACTTTATTTTTCAGGAGTTATTACAAATGCACTAACACGGGGTGCCCCGTTAGAAAACATGTGGAGAGGGCATCTCATGATCCGAAGGCCGTGATAACCACATATGAGGGGAAGCACAATCATGATGTGCCAACTGCAAGGAATAATAGTTGCCATGACATTGCAGGACCAGCAAGTGCTGCTGGGGGACAGACAAGAATTAGGCCAGAAGAAAGTGATACCATCAGCCTTGACCTTGGTATGGGAATTAGCCCTGTTTCGGAAAACACACCAAGCAGTCAAGGGAGAATGATGCTTTCTGAATTTGGTGACAGCCAAGCTCATACCAGCAACTCCAATTTCAAGTTTGTTCATACTTCGGGGCCGCCAGTGTACTTTGGTGTTCTAAATAACAACTCTAACCCATATGGCTCTAGAGAAAATCCAAGTGATAGTGCATCTTTAAACCATTCTGCATATCCCTGCCCTCAGAACGTGGGAAGAATACTAATGGGTCCTTAAAATTGTTTGCACacacaaataaaaagaaatactGAGTTCcattttggtttttctttttggCGGGTAAAGTTTTAAAGGCATGGCTCCTCATTTTCTCTTTGGAAATGCTGATAGTTCTTTTATGTAGATCCTTATATGTTGAGAGCTGCTCTTTGGTAGAATTAGTAGTAGCTGTGCCCCTTCAGGTTGACTCTTAAATCTAATTTCTGTTTGTATAATTATATACAGATTCTTCTGTACAAATATGAAGCTTATACCAAAGTTGCTTCAACAAAAACCCTTGTAAAAGTGTTTGAGTTCAGCTATTTATAAGATGTAGCTTCTAGCTTGTTACTGAACTTATTGTTTTTATTCCATGTG
Proteins encoded in this region:
- the LOC137831312 gene encoding probable WRKY transcription factor 20 isoform X1; the encoded protein is MDAGEAHSDDPNRPGSRPNSTAEPAPAGGGGARYKLMSPAKLPISRSPCVTIPPGLSPTSFLESPVLLSNMKVEPSPTTGSLFMLHQSAHASVTSAASASFPVTSACFNTNTVDDRKPSFFEFKPHSRSNMVPADPDNHASEKCTQIDGQGKGQPFDSSLVKSEIAVPSNELSLSSPVQIVSSGANARVEGDLDELNPRSNIATGLQTSQVDNRGSGLSVAPERVSDDGYNWRKYGQKHVKGSEFPRSYYKCTHPNCEVKKLFERSHDGQITEIIYKGTHDHPKPQPNRRYSTGSMMTMQEDRSDKASFRDDKGSNICGQVSHPAEPDSTPELSPVATNDGDPEGTGFLSNRNNDEVDDDDPFSKRRKMELANADITPVVKPIREPRVVVQTLSEVDILDDGYRWRKYGQKVVRGNPNPRSYYKCTNTGCPVRKHVERASHDPKAVITTYEGKHNHDVPTARNNSCHDIAGPASAAGGQTRIRPEESDTISLDLGMGISPVSENTPSSQGRMMLSEFGDSQAHTSNSNFKFVHTSGPPVYFGVLNNNSNPYGSRENPSDSASLNHSAYPCPQNVGRILMGP
- the LOC137831312 gene encoding probable WRKY transcription factor 20 isoform X2 → MLHQSAHASVTSAASASFPVTSACFNTNTVDDRKPSFFEFKPHSRSNMVPADPDNHASEKCTQIDGQGKGQPFDSSLVKSEIAVPSNELSLSSPVQIVSSGANARVEGDLDELNPRSNIATGLQTSQVDNRGSGLSVAPERVSDDGYNWRKYGQKHVKGSEFPRSYYKCTHPNCEVKKLFERSHDGQITEIIYKGTHDHPKPQPNRRYSTGSMMTMQEDRSDKASFRDDKGSNICGQVSHPAEPDSTPELSPVATNDGDPEGTGFLSNRNNDEVDDDDPFSKRRKMELANADITPVVKPIREPRVVVQTLSEVDILDDGYRWRKYGQKVVRGNPNPRSYYKCTNTGCPVRKHVERASHDPKAVITTYEGKHNHDVPTARNNSCHDIAGPASAAGGQTRIRPEESDTISLDLGMGISPVSENTPSSQGRMMLSEFGDSQAHTSNSNFKFVHTSGPPVYFGVLNNNSNPYGSRENPSDSASLNHSAYPCPQNVGRILMGP